Genomic window (Thomasclavelia spiroformis DSM 1552):
CATCAAAAGCTAATGCTATTTTAAAACTTAAAGAAATTTTAAAATACGATGAAGTTATTTGTTTTGGTGATGCAATTAATGATTTGGAAATGTTTAAAATTTCTAATCAAAGTTATGCAGTGGAAAATGCTGTTGATCAATTAAAAGAACAGGCCACAGCTATAATTGATAGTAATGAAAATGATGGTGTGGCAAATTGGCTAATTAAAAAATTTAAATAAAATAGAAATAAGGGGACTAATTTAGTATTGATAAATTATATTTATGTTATAATGTTCTTAGAAATATAAATTTATAATACATATTAAACCCTTAATAAATATTATTAAAATATTTTGTAATTGAATTATAGTGAGGTTAAATTTTATATTTACTTCTTTATTTTTATTTCTCAATTTTTTGATATTTATATAAAATTTAAAGAAAGGAGAAGTATATTAATAATATACTAGGTAAAAATAATGAATATTGAATATTGTGAAGCAAAATCTAATGATGCAAAAGAAATAATTAATTATTTAAATATAGTAACTGGTCAAACTGATAATCTCAATTATGGAAATAATGAAATTAATTTAAACACTATTCAGGAAATGGAATTTATTCAAGAAATGCATGAAAATGATCATTCAGTTATGATTTTAGCAAAAGATGGTGATAAGATTGTTGGAATTGCAACTTTAAAGGGTCATAAACAATCTAGATTAAAACATCGTGCTGATTTAGGAGTTAGTGTTTTAAAAGAATATTGGCATCAAGGAATAGGTAGTAATTTAGTTAGTGCAGTAATTGGATATGGAGTAGAAGCTGGAATCGAAATAATTGATTTAGAAGTTGTTACAGATAATGAAATAGCAATTGTTTTATATCATAAATTTGGATTCGAAATTATTGGAACATATGAAAATTATATGAAATTAAATGATCGTTATTTAGATGTTTATTTAATGAATTTATATCTATAGAAAATTTAAAATAAGAATGATGATTATCATTTTAACAAGTAATAACATAGCTTTAAAAATTTAATTTATTACTTATAAGGAGCTTATGTGTTTGATATAAAAAGCGAAGGCTATCTGTAATTCACTAAATAGTGATACATAACCTACGCTTTTTTCATTGAATTTATAAGAAACATTAAAAAATTGATTTTTTTAGAAAAGAATCAATTTTTTAATGTTCGTAAATTGTTTTGATATCTTTTTTTGTTGATAAAGATTCATATAAATGAATTAAATTAAAATTCATTTACAGTTTGCTTAATTTAGGAAGATATGGAAAATAATTATTTAATAGTTTGATAAAATCTTAATTTTTCAATTCTACAAAAATAATAGTACTAGAATTTCTTTATTTTATTGTTCTCTTTTAAAATTCTATATAGATTTTATGGTTTCTACAATTTGTTTTTATATAAGTTCTTGATAGAATAGAAATTTTTTAGTCTAATTTCATGTATAAAAGAGGGTAAGGATTTCCTTGTTCATCATACTCTGTTTTTTTGTAAACTTTAAATCCAATATGTTCATAAAAACCTTTAGCAAGAGGATTTTGTTCATTGACTGCTAAATCATTTACTGAATATTTTTCTATTCCATATTTAAGTAATTTTTTACCAAATCCTTTGCCTCTTTCTTTGTGAGAAATAAAAAGCATTTCAAGATGTTGTTCTACGATTCCCATAAATCCTACTGGAATATGATTTTCATTTTCTATAATTATTAAGTGTGGGATTTCTTGTAATGCCTGTGGAACATATTTCTTAATTTCTTTTATTTCATTTTCAGATAAGAATAAGTGTGTTGCTTTTACTGAGCTTTCCCATACTTCTAATAACTGTTCTATTAGTGTTGGTTTTCTATCTGTTACTTCAATAATGTTCATATTAATCCTCCATAAATTTTAGTTTATAATTATTTTGTATTAATTAGTAAGCTATTTGTGACATGATAAAATTAATTCATGAATACTACCTTGTTCTATATGTAAAAGTCTTTCTAGATTATAAATAAATGCGGTTAATTTTTTTTGTTTACTTTTTTGATCAAGTGCCATAAGATCATCAAACATAATGTTATAATAAATTAGCGCCATCCCAGCTGTTTCTTGTGGATAATCCGTTTGACATATTCCTTGTAAAGTTAATTCTTCAATTAATGATGTGATAAGGGGAGTAATTCCTGACAAGATACATTTTTGCATTTTTTGATGCATAAGTGCATTTTGTGGTTTATGTACTTGTTCTAAAATTTCATGTCCAAGATTATTATTGTCTATATTGAGTGTAAATGTTATCATTGTAAAACGTTGAAAGACAGAAAGTTCTTTTTGATCAAATATTTCTTTTGATTTTTCAACTAACTGATTAGTAATTCGATCAATTACTGCATCTAATATTTCTTCTTTTGACTTAAAATAATAATATAGTGTTCCTCTGGCAATGCCAATTTCTCGCAATATATCGTTGGTACTAGTATTGTCAAATCCTTTTTCTATAAATAGCTGTTCTGCTATATCCAATATTTCTTTTTTTCGTTCCTCTGCTTCTTTCATTAATCGCATCACTTACACACTCCTATTATAAATCAAAACCGACAACTTGTCGGTAAAATTCTAGCATGATGTGATATATATGTCAATTTATTGAGTTAAATTTATTTAAATTTAAAAATACTATTGAATTTATATTTTAAATATATTATAATATTTTTTGCCATTACAATAGTCGGCTTCGAACCATGTCAGGACCGGAAGGTAGCAGCATTAAGAATAACCGTCTATGTGTAGTGGCTTTTTTATAAAAAGGAGAATTTACATGAATCAAGATATCAAGTTTATGGAGATAGCTTATCAAGAAGCTTTAAAGTGTTTAGAAAAAGATGAAGTGCCTGTAGGAGCTGTAATTGTTAAAAATAATGAAGTAATTTCATGTGCACATAATTTACGTGAAACTACAAATCTTGCTACTGCGCATGCAGAAATTTTAGCAATAAATGAAGCATGTAAAAAGTTAGAGTCTTGGTATTTAGATGAATGTACATTGTATGTTACACTTGAACCCTGTGTCATGTGTTCTGGTGCAATAATAAATAGTAGAATAAAAAAAGTTGTGTTTGGAGCTTTTGAAAATAGATGGCTTGCTTTAACAAGCATTTATAATTGTAATTTTCCTGTTAATCATAGACCAGAGATTGTAACTGGTATTTTAGGTGATAAATGTTCTAAAATAATAAAAGAATATTTTAAAATAAAAAGAAAATAGGCTAAAATTGAATTAGTATAAATGATTCTATCAATAGATTGAATCTTTTTTAATGTATAACTATGTAGTATAATAGATTGTATGAGGAGTGATTTTAAGTGTCATATAAAGCATTATATAGGTCATATAGACCCCAAACATTTGATGAAGTAGCTGGACAAGAACATATAGTTACAACTTTAAAAAATGCAATTAAAGAAAATCGTATAGCGCATGCTTATTTATTTGCAGGACCTAGAGGAACAGGAAAAACAACTGTTGCAAAGTTACTTGCAAAGGCATTGAACTGTACAGGGGACAATCCACCTTGCGATAATTGTCCTAATTGTAAAGCTATAACTGCATCTCAACATCCTGATGTAATCGAAATTGATGCAGCAAGTAATAATGGGGTTGATGAAGTAAGAGATTTAATAGATAAAGTTAAATATGCACCAATTAATGGTAAATATAAAGTTTATATTATTGATGAGGTACATATGATGTCTCAAGGTGCTTTTAATGCTTTATTAAAAACTTTAGAAGAGCCTCCAGCACATATTATATTCATTTTAGCTACAACAGAACCACATAAAATTTTACCAACAATTATTTCTAGATGTCAGAGATTTGATTTTAAAAAAGTTGATGATCAAGATATAGTTTCTAGATTAGAATATGTTTTAAAAAATGAAAATAAGGAATACGAATTAGATGCCTTGAAGTTAGTTGCAAAATTAGCTGAAGGTGGAATGCGAGATGCATTAAGTATTCTAGAACAATGCTTAGCTTACAATGATAAATTAAGTATAGATAGTGTTAATAAAGTTTATGGTTTATTATCGATGGATAATAAAATTATATTTATAAAAAAATTACTTTCACAGGATTTAAAATCTGTTTTACAATCACTGGATAATATGTTAAGTACTAGTATTGATATAAAAAGATTAACGTATGATTTAATAGATGTTTTAAAAGATGTTATTATTTATAAAAATACACAGGATGCTAGTATTTTATTTGTTTTGACACAAAAAGATGTTGAAAATTTAATATCATATATATCAGTTGAAGAATCATTTGAAATTATTGATATTTTAGTTGATGCTAGTAATCATTATAATTATTCCTTAAATGCAGATACTTATTTTGAATTGGCTTTATTAAAAATATGTAATAAAATTAAAGATGAAAATAAAATTTTAGTTAAGGCAGATAATATTATTGAAAATGCTCCAAATTTAGAAAGTAATATAGCAGAAAATAAAGAAGATAAAAAAGATAAAGCAGATAAAGATATAGTTGAAAAAACAAATGAGAGTATTCAAGAAGAAATTTTACCTGGTACAATAGAAAAAATCATTGATGATAATAAAAATGATCAAAGTGAAAATGTAAGTATAATTGAAAATAAAAACATTGATGTATCTTTTGATGATATATTAAATATTTTAGTTCAGGCTGATCGAAGAATTCTTAATGATATTCAAGAAAAGTGGCCAGTAATTGCAAGATATAAATTTAATCTTAATACTGCTAAATTTGCTTCAATGCTTTGCGATGGAAAACCTGTTGCAGCTGCACGAGGTGGAATTATTATTTCATTTGATCATCAACCTAATATTAATGAAGTTAATAGTACAGAAAATTACTATCAATTAAAAAACTTTTTGCAAGAAGTATTAGGGGAAAGCTATGATTTTATTGCAGTTAAAAGTAATATTTGGCCAGATATAAGAAATAGATATATTGAAATGAATAGAACTCGATCTTTACCAAATCCTCAGCCAATTGTTTTACATCATATTGGTGTTTATAAAGAAGAAAAAAAAGAATTGAGTGAAGCTCAAGCAATGGCAATAGAGTTATTTGGTGATATTGTTGAATTTGAAAAATAAAGGAGAATTTTATGAACTATCCAAGATCTTTTCAAAATTTAGTTAATTGTTTTAAACGCTTACCGGGTATTGGTGGAAAAAGTGCAGAACGTTTAGCTTATTATATTTTATCAATGGATAAAGAGTACGTTGATGATTTTTCTAAAACTTTAGCATCTATTCATGATAACATTCATTATTGTAAAAAATGCGGACATATTTGTGAGGATGAAATATGCGATATTTGTAAAGATAAGAGCCGTGATCAGAGTGTTATTTGTGTAGTAGAAGAATCTAAGGATGTTTTTGCAATGGAAAAGGTAAAAGAATATAATGGATTGTATCATGTTTTACATGGAACAATGTCAATTATTGATGGAAAAACGATGGATGATTTGAATATTGCATCATTATTTAATCGATTAGATGATTCAATTAAAGAAGTTATTATTGCCACTAATCCAACAAGAGATGGTGAAACAACTGCTTTATATTTAGCTAAATTACTTGCTAAAAGAAATATTAATACGAGTAGAATTGCTAATGGATTACCAATTGGAAGTAATATAGATTATGCAGATGAATTAACATTGTTAAAATCATTAGAAGGTAGAAAAAAAATATAAGCACTTCATATAATGTAATGAGGTGCTTTTTTATGCGTAAAATGTTAATGCTATTTTTTAAATCATTAATAATAATATATATTTTTAATATAATTACTGGAAATTATTTTACTTATAATATTTTAAATATTTTTATTTTAATGATGTTAGGATTACCTGGGATAATAGTTATATATTTAATAACACTAATATAAAATTCCGACATTTAAATGTCGGAATTAGGTTATTCAATTGGTATATAATTATGATTTTCAACTTCTTTAGTTGTTGTTTTTGGTAAATAAATTTTTAATTCACCATTATCATAATTAGCTTTAATATCTCCTTTTTTAATACTATCACCAACATAGAAACTTCGACTACATGAACCCGAATATCTTTCTTGACGAATTATATTACCTTTTGTATCTTTTTCATCATTATTAGTTGATTTATTACCGGAAATTGTTAAATATCCATCGTTTAACTCAACTGAGATGTCTTTTTTATTAAAACCAGGCATTTCAATATCAAGTACATACTGATTATCAACTTCTTTTATATCTGTCTTCATATAGCTATTGTAGCTTCTAAAAAATGAATCATCAAACATATCATCGAATAAATTATTAAAAGTAGTTAACCCAGGAAGTAATTTCATAATAATCGCCTCTTTCCAAATAAATTTCGAAATTACTTATAATCGTATGTAATCAATACTCTTTTCTGATTACATTTATAGTA
Coding sequences:
- a CDS encoding Hsp20/alpha crystallin family protein, which encodes MKLLPGLTTFNNLFDDMFDDSFFRSYNSYMKTDIKEVDNQYVLDIEMPGFNKKDISVELNDGYLTISGNKSTNNDEKDTKGNIIRQERYSGSCSRSFYVGDSIKKGDIKANYDNGELKIYLPKTTTKEVENHNYIPIE
- a CDS encoding GNAT family N-acetyltransferase, yielding MNIIEVTDRKPTLIEQLLEVWESSVKATHLFLSENEIKEIKKYVPQALQEIPHLIIIENENHIPVGFMGIVEQHLEMLFISHKERGKGFGKKLLKYGIEKYSVNDLAVNEQNPLAKGFYEHIGFKVYKKTEYDEQGNPYPLLYMKLD
- a CDS encoding TetR/AcrR family transcriptional regulator produces the protein MRLMKEAEERKKEILDIAEQLFIEKGFDNTSTNDILREIGIARGTLYYYFKSKEEILDAVIDRITNQLVEKSKEIFDQKELSVFQRFTMITFTLNIDNNNLGHEILEQVHKPQNALMHQKMQKCILSGITPLITSLIEELTLQGICQTDYPQETAGMALIYYNIMFDDLMALDQKSKQKKLTAFIYNLERLLHIEQGSIHELILSCHK
- a CDS encoding GNAT family N-acetyltransferase, encoding MNIEYCEAKSNDAKEIINYLNIVTGQTDNLNYGNNEINLNTIQEMEFIQEMHENDHSVMILAKDGDKIVGIATLKGHKQSRLKHRADLGVSVLKEYWHQGIGSNLVSAVIGYGVEAGIEIIDLEVVTDNEIAIVLYHKFGFEIIGTYENYMKLNDRYLDVYLMNLYL
- the recR gene encoding recombination mediator RecR, coding for MNYPRSFQNLVNCFKRLPGIGGKSAERLAYYILSMDKEYVDDFSKTLASIHDNIHYCKKCGHICEDEICDICKDKSRDQSVICVVEESKDVFAMEKVKEYNGLYHVLHGTMSIIDGKTMDDLNIASLFNRLDDSIKEVIIATNPTRDGETTALYLAKLLAKRNINTSRIANGLPIGSNIDYADELTLLKSLEGRKKI
- the dnaX gene encoding DNA polymerase III subunit gamma/tau; translation: MSYKALYRSYRPQTFDEVAGQEHIVTTLKNAIKENRIAHAYLFAGPRGTGKTTVAKLLAKALNCTGDNPPCDNCPNCKAITASQHPDVIEIDAASNNGVDEVRDLIDKVKYAPINGKYKVYIIDEVHMMSQGAFNALLKTLEEPPAHIIFILATTEPHKILPTIISRCQRFDFKKVDDQDIVSRLEYVLKNENKEYELDALKLVAKLAEGGMRDALSILEQCLAYNDKLSIDSVNKVYGLLSMDNKIIFIKKLLSQDLKSVLQSLDNMLSTSIDIKRLTYDLIDVLKDVIIYKNTQDASILFVLTQKDVENLISYISVEESFEIIDILVDASNHYNYSLNADTYFELALLKICNKIKDENKILVKADNIIENAPNLESNIAENKEDKKDKADKDIVEKTNESIQEEILPGTIEKIIDDNKNDQSENVSIIENKNIDVSFDDILNILVQADRRILNDIQEKWPVIARYKFNLNTAKFASMLCDGKPVAAARGGIIISFDHQPNINEVNSTENYYQLKNFLQEVLGESYDFIAVKSNIWPDIRNRYIEMNRTRSLPNPQPIVLHHIGVYKEEKKELSEAQAMAIELFGDIVEFEK
- a CDS encoding nucleoside deaminase; translation: MNQDIKFMEIAYQEALKCLEKDEVPVGAVIVKNNEVISCAHNLRETTNLATAHAEILAINEACKKLESWYLDECTLYVTLEPCVMCSGAIINSRIKKVVFGAFENRWLALTSIYNCNFPVNHRPEIVTGILGDKCSKIIKEYFKIKRK